The window CCTCGCAAATTCATAAAGGGTTTTATAATTGCATGTATAAATAcagacaagaaaaaatttcaacacCAGGGGTACCAAGTCGGTGTGAATGGAGTGTGGAGATCTCGTTTGAATAaaccacaaaaaattttgaaatgaaTTAAAACCTTTTAAGAGGTACTTATCCCAATCTGAGTCATCCGAACTGTAGCAGCAAACGGAGAAGCACAAATCTGCCATTAGGTAATTAAACGATGCATATAGCCAATGCTTCTCCCCCAAAATCCCAATAATATACATAAGCGATCTTTCAATGGTacttaaaatataatcagTACTATAGTTACTATCGAATTGGTTGCTACTTATGATATCTCTCAAAAGTCCATATTcctttgtaaaattttcttcactttctaCCGGTAGGGCACACGAAGAAACTGTTTGACCACAAGTATCACAAATCCATAGCTCTTCATTATTGTGAAATCTGCAGCACCCAATTTCAttcctttcattttgtgtatgCCAAATGAGCATCAACATGTTGGCTATGTTTATACCCTGTTCAAATCTGAGCATATTAAATTGTCCCATTGGGGTTTCATCCCTATTGGGGGTATCCTCCCGGGGGGGTATTCTCTCATTTGGCATACTCTTTTGAGTATACATGGATAACTGCGCTTTATCGTTTTTGCTGACACTACGTATGGAGGGCTCGTCTTCAGAATTgattcccgttttttttctcatgttCTTTTTGGCAAtgcctcccattttgttaggCCTTCCCGAGTAGTATCCCGAGTAGCATCCTGAGTAGCATCCCGTGCCGCCTTCGTCACCCTGGGCGCAGAGGTATGGTCTCTTAGTTACTTCCCTTTGGAGGTgaactttttcttctgtgaAGGGGGAATATACCGAGGAAGATTCCCCACTGTGTGTGCCCACCTTGTCCCTATATGTGCTCATCACTTCTTTGTCCGTCTGCCCCCTTTGAATCGCCTCTCCCTGAAAGGCACCCACACTGGAGGGCTCACTGTCATCCCCCCAATGGATGGTATTCCTACCTCCATTATGATACCCATTTTTTAGATATTTGGGATCTATCTCCTTCCTAACATAGGAATATTTACAGAGAGGACAAAGGATATGTCTTTCCTGGTCAATTATTTGTGAGCATCGGTTGCAGAAGCAAGtgtcatttttaacttcattTAATTTGCTTCTTCTATGATGGATAGAAGCATACAGCTCATCAATTAGCGAGATGGTAATTTCTTCATACCTATTTATGGTCCTCATGGAGATGAAGCAGATCTTGTTAATGTCTATATAGGAATAGCTAGCGTTCGGAAAGCAGCTGTGATTTAAAAGGGTCGCATACTGAAACAACatgatttttgttttatccaTTGGCGAAATGAATGAGTTCTTTAGTATATCTGTGAATGTCTCGAATTTAATTAAATCGTGTACAAATTttccattcgtttttttcttccccattgtCCTGGATGTTACTTCCTGTGCGGGTTCTATGTCCCATGCGTCTTGTGCTTTTTTCGTGtgtattttctccatttcggcAGTAGGAAATGACACGCGGTTGGTTTCCACCCCCCTGTCCTGTGGTATGTGCATCACCGTCTGTCATTATGCCCCCCGGATTCGGtagttcttcttcctccgctaCCGCTACTGCTACCTCTGCCGGCACCcctgcgtgtgtgtgtgccccGCTCCTATTCTCCCGCCCCCAATTCATATACTCGCAAATTTTATCCAACTTTCTTCTTTGCTCCTTGTCTAACGAATTGAACGTGTCCCATAAATGCTCCAGCTGGATGGATGTCTCCAGGACGCACTCCTCTATAAAAATGACTTGACCTATTTCGATTCTTTTGTTGGCCACAATTTTCACCCTCCCGGTTTTCTCGTCCTGGACCATCAGGATATTCTCTCCATGATTGCTTCTCATCGTGTCGTTCTTGAGGGCCTGCGATTTTTCCACGATCATGGTTTTCAGGTTTTCTTCGATTTGATGCGCCACGTCGGTTGTAGGCGCGTTGGGGTAGGTAACGACTGCACCACTGTAGTTTGAGCTTGTGTACATGCTGGGCTCAGTGCTGTAGTATCCTCTTTGGTAAGCAGCGAGAAACGCACTAGGGTCAGCTCTATGGTGAGCACTGTGGTGAGCACTATGGTGAGCACTGTGGTGAGCACTGTGGTGGGCACTGTGGTGAGCACTGTGGTGGGCACTATGGTGTTCGTTTGGGCAAGCACTTGTGTAGGAATTGAGGCCAGCACTATTGTATACGCTCCGGTGAGCGCTTGGGTCAGCCCCGTGTCTTTCGTTTGGGTAACCGTTCGGGTAACCGTTCGGGTGACCGTTCAGGTGACCGTTCAGATGACCGTTCAGATGACCGTTCAGGTGACCGTTCAGATGACCGTTCAGGTGACCGTTCGGGTGACCGTTCGGGTTAGCGGTGGGATACTCACTGGGGTACTCGTTGTGGGGACCCCCCGGGTAGACGCCCCCTCGCACACTTGGCGCTTCGACGGGGGGCGCTGGGATTGCTACGGACCCATTCTTCCGCTGGCACGTTTCTAACCCCCGCGCACCGCTTAAACGAGTGTACGTCGCCTGGGAGgttccgcttcttctttgGTGATTGATGGCCCCTGAGCGGTTGTCCAATCCCACACAAGAATTGCTTCTCCGGGTGCTGTTTCCACAGTTGGCGCCTTGCCTAGGGTTTCCGCTCTGCTTACCATGCTTCCTTTGTTCTCCCCCATCTACCCGTTCCAACTTTACATACCTCTTCAATTCGTTATTCCAAACAAAatcttcgaaaaaaaaatttttcttccgttTTGTGCCCTCACTGGAGTGGGCAGTTCTCACACCCGAATGGCTCTTCCCTTCATTTTCGTGATgagtttttttcaaattaaagtCGAAAGGATTATGTAGCAATAAAGCGGAATTCTTATTCttgggatatatttttttcgtaagcATGTCTCTTTTCACGTTAAATAGTGTATTGGCTTGTATGTCCTTGAGATCATCTCTCACTACGTCATTGTAATAGTCGAGCCAGACTTTGGGGCTCCTTTCATTCCGCTGGTTGTTCTTGCATTCATCGTTTTTTCCTTGCCATTTGATCACACGGGAGCAAAATTCTACTTCGTTTGGGTTGTCTGCCATTTTGGGGGATTCGTTTGGTTGTCTCAAGGAGGCTGCTCTTTTTCACTCGCGTTAATCCTGTTGCTCGTTCAATTGGGGCATTCTGTGGCACCCTTTTTGTGCGcgggaaaaataatacatagaAAAATGTAACTCCGGGGGAAATAGCAACGTGCAACATTTCGTATTAGCATTTGCACCAGCGATGTGTCCACTGTGCATTGCTTCATTTCTTTCCTGCTCTGTATTATGCATGCAGAGTGCTCAACCCATGGGGGGGGGgcccttcattttttttttttttcacaaaaaggagtaacTGCACATTTGGGGAAAGGAACACAGATTGCCTCATTTTGAGTGTCCGCAGTTTAAGACCTATtcaggaaaaaggggaagccaTGACAAACCTACGGAGGAATTGCACCAACtggttgctttttttttctggtgTGTCCAGACGGTGCAGGAGGGGACATACGAAAGGCACGTAAgaacagggaaaaaacagcAACAGGGAAGAAACAGCAGCGGGCACGAAACAGCAGCAGGCGCGAAACAGCAGAAGGCACGAAACAGCAGCGGGCACAAAACAGCAGCAGGCACGAAACAGCAGCAGGCACGAAACAGCGGCGAGCACACGTAATACACACCCACATGTGCACTTCACATTTGGTTCCCATAAATGGGGGGCTTTATAAAATGCCCCAACTGGTGAGGGCAACCCCCCTTTTCCCctgtctttattttttcccccttccccccattttagAATTATTCTACATGAAAACAAGGGAAAATCCATTTTCGCaattttcccaaaaaatTCACAGCGCACCCTCCGAACATGCTTCACTAAAAATGTTCCTTTCCAAAAATTCATATCAAAggaggagtggaaaaaaaaaaaattgttcactGTAATGGGAACATATAGAATTTACAAGTGCCGTTATTTAAGTTATTCTACTTTAAAAAAGGNNNNNNNNNNNNNNNNNNNNNNNNNNNNNNNNNNNNNNNNNNNNNNNNNNNNNNNNNNNNNNNNNNNNNNNNNNNNNNNNNNNNNNNNNNNNNNNNNNNNNNNNNNNNNNNNNNNNNNNNNNNNNNNNNNNNNNNNNNNNNNNNNNNNNNAATTAGCTGCACGCCCGGGCGAATGAGTGGATCCACGAGTGGGCGAATAAAGAGGgggaataaaacaaaaataaacttttCGCGTGAGTTATAAGCTTATTAcgataaaaagggggtgaggaaaaaaaaaaccaagtgGGAAGAAACGAGAATAGAAATATCATATTCAAAATGGCTAATGCGAAGGCTCAACCGGTGGTGGAGGGTCCTCCTAAATTAAGATGTTCCTAATTTCTTGGGCAAAGGTGTACAGGTTTCTCGTAAAGTTTTCCTAAAAAGGTAGGCAGGTGGAGAGGGCCAACGTGGGCAGGGAGAAATTGGCAGGACCAAAAGGGCAGGTCCAAATGGGCAGATCCAAATGGGCAGGGCCAAATGGGCTGGCTGGGCCAAGTGGGGCATGTGTTTAAAGGCGACATTTCGCCCCCCCAGCGTGGGCACATTTTCAATCGAAGGGGCTGGCGGTACGCGCACGCGACGGAGgagtagaagaagaagaagaagaaggaggatgagaagaaggaggagaagaaagagTGTCCTTCTTACCCGGTTGTTCGGAGCCAAATTCGACTCAATGTGGTCCATTAATTTGCAAAAGCTGTGCCTCAGCCtgaagggggcaaaaaagcagaaaaaatgttggtaccacaaaataaatgattgAATAGGTCCGTTGTGAACCACCGTCAGCAGTGATCATAAGAGAAGGGGGTGATATTCCTTCCACGAGGGTTATTTCACCCGCACCCTCttcatttccccctttgtcGGGGACACTtacttctgcttcttctcctcgcTCTGCTGCGAAATGAGTTGCTCCTGTATTTTGAAGTACCCCTGCGCGTCGAGCAATATTAGACCCAACAGCGGCTGTGACATGCTCCAGGTGCTGCCAAAATCGCCTACAATTGTGAGAAGTGGAGTGggtgaaaggggaaaaggggcGTGTGGTGCGCGCAGACACTATCGTGGGGATGAAATAGTGAACAGTCCCCTCGGGAGCCATTCGAGGGGGCGCCTACCTCCCAGTATCAAGTGGAACATCAGGTTGAGCACTTCCTTGAGGGCTTGCGGCTGGCTTTCCAAGAAGTTCTTTATTATCTGTGGGGTGGGGTGATAGCGGAGAAGTGATGATGGAGAGGTGATGACGGAGAGGTGATGATGGAGAGGTGATGACGGAGAGGTGATGATGGAGAGGTGATGACGGAGAGGTGATGATGGAGAAGTGATAACGGAGAGGTGCTAACGGTAGACGAGGTGACACGCGCCAAGCAACGGACGCACGCGCGATGACGCACAAATCGACGTGGAAGGGCGCTTGCGCACCCCGCGTGCAGGTCACACGCCTCGCTCGCGGTACCTGGCCCTGCTCGTTGGAGCTCTTCCGGTTGGTAAAAATGTACGTGACGATGTTGTCCAGGATGGAGCAGCAAGTCATGGACACGGTGTAGTCAAAGGAGCAGAGGCCCTCCTTAACGTTGTGAATAATATCAGCAATGAGCTGAAATTCAAGGTTCAAAATAcgctggaaaaaatttttcgtAACTAAATCGAGAAAGGAAAAGTATGGCTTTAAATGCTTGATGTAGGAGAGTAAGTCATTCGTGGGGATGACCAAACACATATTCAGAGCCAAGTTGAGAGAGTTGTTCAGTATATCATCATTGTACAGatcaaaaattgcaaaatttacaaaatctCCATTTAGGCAATTATTAAACATATTCAAAAGGagggaaataattttgtacttCTCCTTGTATAGGTCCATaaacttctccttctgcagCAAATTATTTGAAATTATAATGAGGATGTTCGATACCACTTTGAAGAGGAGTATTCCGTTGGGGGAAGACTTGGGGAAGGTGATTCTCTGAGACTTGTTGTATACAAACTCGCACATAAATTTGAGGAAAGGAATGCACATGTCGTAGCTGTCCCATATGACATCTACCAAGGAGGTGAGGATATTCATTTGGTTATCTTCCAAAGGGTAGCTAttgatgaagaaattaaaaaacatattatatgTCTCTACATTGTTGCAAGCCATACAGATTCCTCTCAAATCTCTGAGTACCCCTATAAAGGACAACtttatttcgttatttttcaaaatgatatCTTTCCCATTTAGGCTTATTTCTCTTTTGATGCATTCCAGCAGGTTGTTTATTGGtaggatatatttttcgaaGGATGATGAAACGAGATTCTGCTCCATGAACAGGAGCTTCGTCAATATTAAGTAATAGTTCGTTCTGTACTTATAATATTTTGCTATCTTCAAAAATTTACTATTTCGATTATGTAGTAAGTTTAacaccttttcatttttcaataGCATCCTCGCGAAGACTATGAGTTTGGGTGTTTTATCCTCCAAGCATACGATGTTCATACCGGACACCAGGTCGTGAAATAAGTCCAGACTTCTCTTTACAATTTGCTCGTAATCGGTTCTGTTATTCAAGTTAAATAGGATTTTACTAACGATTAGATCTATGAGGGGATCGTTATTTTCTTCGTCATCGTGATTTGTAATTAACGATGGAGtggaaaaattgttcatGTTATTATTCATCATGGTTGACGTGACATTATTTGCTGCACTTCCTGAGGGAAAGGTCAACCcgttgctgcttcccccatCAGGCGTTATCATGCTTGACATTTGTAGTGAGTGATCTCCTCCAGGAGGATTGACGCTACTCCCCCCTGTCCCCCCATTAGGTCCAACCCCATTCGAGGGAGACGTAATTCGCATCGCGACGGATTTCATCTCCTTGAGaaagttattatttttcttcccactgaTGTagatctttttaaaaagctcCAAACAATTTAGATAGGCAAATTCGAGGTACTCAAAAACTTCGGCCGACTTGTTGGTCTGTTCCATGAGGGAGAAAACGAGAAAGCAGAGTTCCGAATTTATCTTAAAATTGTCATACGAAGCGCTTTTCATGTTGGTCACAGCGCTACTCGATATGATAGAGGCGATGATGAAAACCAACCATGTGGTTTGTTCAATAAACACCGTTTTGCtaatcaaattattttcgtGGTTATGTTTcagttcataaaaaatagacaGCAATTTAGCTCCAATAAAATGGTACTGCAATTTAGACAAATTCGAAATAAGCTCCAACTGTTCACTCCGCAGGACATCATTATACAAGGGGTTTTCCATTTCGCAgttgtcccctttttcgcaGATGTACTTGGCTAGCTCCAATCGGGTGTTAATAAAAATCATGCTAATGTCGTATATGTAATCACAAATAATGAGGAATTTATTGTCAATGTCATGCGAACTGAAGCTGTTCGAtattggatttttttttaagaaaatatttttattactaagTACATCTTTCAGCAGTTCGTTTTCATCCGTGCGGctattaatttcttttatcacTTTGGCTGgaattatatttaacatGTTGCTCCAAATTCCCAGCAGGTAATGCTTACTATTGCAGAGGTACTTCCAATTCTTCATTCCGTCaatagtaaataaatatatgttatgaCACCAGGAGAGGAAGTTTGGGTAAGTACTCAATTCTTGCAACCGAACGCTCGTATCAATTTTGCCTATCAGTCTACACAACTCATGGAAGCAATCCTCATCATGGagtccaatttttttttcaataatgtTATTAAGTCCTCCCAAAAATTCATTCATATAGTGTGTCTTCTGTTTTTcactcgaaaaaaaagttttcctCAATCCCCCAAGAAGTATTAACGATCGCAAGCAATATTTTCCACAACAATTGCGCAAGTCGTCCTCATCAGACATACAAATTTCATACATgtcgaaaaataatttcggAATATTTTTCTCGTTAAATATATCCCATGATTGGGGTATCATTAGGGATACATTTTCATCAGAACTTTCGTCATTTATCATTGTACCCATAAAATCGAAGGACAAACTGTTGTATATTAAttctaatattttaattagtAACCTATTTTCGTCCATTCTTAATTCTATCCGTATGCTTCCCTTTACAAACTCTTCAAGCGTTTCTATCCCCACTTTGAATATGTCCTTCAGTACGTAGTCTCTAAACGAGATTGCACACCTCCTGTTTTTTGCGGAATTGACTCCACATTGGGGGTGCATATCTTCTATCAGTGCTGCGTAGATGTACAGTCCGATTATCCAATGACTCGTTACTGAATTTAGGAAGTAATCTACTTGCTTTATTATCAGTGAATAATTCGTATTTTCCAACCATGACAGTTTTACTATGCGTACATATAACCTGACTAAATTTCCTAACACGTTGgatgataaatttaaaatatccaCTCCTTTGTTGTACAAGTAGGACAGTACGAATTCTTTCAACTCATCCTTCTCGTTCTGTTCGATCTTGTTCCACTCGTTTGTGATTAACTGAAGCAACCCAGACGTCGTGAAAATTAACGTGTGCACATGGCTCGTGTTtcctaaaatatttttcaatttgctTACGTTCCCTACATTGTTCACTAGGGGTAACAGTATCGTGTGCGCTTGATTCTGTTCTTCCTTATTTCCGCTGCATGGGGGGATGGAAATTTatcagggggggagggggttgGCAAGGTGGCGCGAACAAAACCGTTGGCGGATTCATTCTCTCTACCGCCATGATACAACGAAATGAAATGACAGATCCACGGGTAACTCCCTGGTGTCTCTGCGCAGTTTTCCTAGCACGTGTCCTCTCTTTGCTTACCAATACATAGCCTCGCAAAGGACCTGCAGTTGCTGCAACTCCGACTCGCTCATTTTGGGAAAGGGCTAATAAAAACACGGTTTTGACTTTGACGggatggagaagaaaaaacacaaatgtgcaaataACCCACGTCGCGCTACACTCACTGGACGTTACCCTTGTGCCGAATCAGCCTGGACGCAACGCGGGGTAGaaaacacacaaatgtaGACGAAATGAAAGTGTAGGACAAATCAAACAAGGTCACCCCCCGTTGATATtagaagggaaaataaaataacgtgGCGTCCGATAAACTTTTAAAGGTGACATGAAAAAAGCATCACTTGTTTCATCTGTGCGTATGAATTTCAAAATAtgcgaatttttttggacTCGTACACATTTTGAGGTAGCATTGTGGTCCTTGAGATGCACAAGGAGAACGGTGGAGGGGTGGGTGGGTGTAGAGGTgcgtttctttctttccttctttctttctttccttccttctttttttcttcttcccgttGCTACAACCCTTTCGGACTTGCTcctacatgtgcatatgcaaTACGTGCGCGTAATGCTATACACCTTGGGTCAGTAGGCACAAGAAGGGGCCACTCTCTTCTTTCTGTTCATTGATTCAAACATTACTACATAAACGTATGCATGCGTTGCTGCTCGTGTAGCTGCACGAGTTTCAATCCCTCTGTGTTTCGTGCCCCCCTGCTTTTCCTTTCAGCTCCATATGCATATTCGAACGAATGCCTATTTCcaattaaaaagtttttaattaaaaacgatttaaaaaaaataaataaaacttgGTGATTAttctaatttaaaaaaaaaaaaaaaaaaaagcatgccCCTCTGCTTTACATCTTAGCAGTGTAACAGGCTTATATACGTGTGTgtaatatatgaatatattggCGCATGTTGGCTCATGCTCATACAAATTTCTGCGTATAACTGGCACAACGCGTATGATACACTGATAAGCGCATGATACACAGCTGCGTGCCAAGGGGAACTCAATTCACTTTGCGTTAATTCGATGAAGCTACAAGCGAATTaagtcattaaaaaaaaaaaaaaaagagagagaaacaAATCACATAATAGTGAATAGATAAAAGAATTAACAAGGGCGAATGTTGACGTAtgaggccaaaaaaaagggatgacGCGCGAGGAAGGCATATGTACAAGTGGGCCCAGTNNNNNNNNNNNNNNNNNNNNNNNNNNNNNNNNNNNNNNNNNNNNNNNNNNNNNNNNNNNNNNNNNNNNNNNNNNNNNNNNNNNNNNNNNNNNNNNNNNNNNNNNNNNNNNNNNNNNNNNNNNNNNNNNNNNNNNNNNNNNNNNNNNNNNNNNNNNNNNNNNNNNNNNNNNNNNNNNNNNNNNNNNNNNNNNNNNNNNNNNNNNNNNNNNNNNNNNNNNNNNNNNNNNNNNNNNNNNNNNNNNNNNNNNNNNNNNNNNNNNNNNNNNNNNNNNNNNNNNNNNNNNNNNNNNNNNNNNNNNNNNNNNNNNNNNNNNNNNNNNNNNNNNNNNNNNNNNNNNNNNNNNNNNNNNaaaaaaaaaaaaacactaattacataaaaacgtACTTCTGTAAGAAGCTTTGCGAAAGAAAAGGCGATGAAACGAGGAACAAAATGATATCTCCTTCGTGTgcgttacttttttttttttttttttttttttcacatttttgggcaaagcaaaaaaggaatattttttttttttttttcgtccttgGGAACCTTTCATCAAATtgataataattaatttttcgcCCCAAACGGGTAATGGACGGCAAAAGAATCCcataagaattttttatatgcgtatttgtattttatacACGTGTATAATAACCTATTTCACGCCGATCGGGGTGGCGGGCACCTGCACTCCcccaatatatatatatgcatattgcCAGCATAAAAAGATACGCCTCGCCAAAATGCGCTACTCTTCccccaccaaaaaaaaaacgctcctTCATCAAAATGACATAAAAGTCGATTATATTTAACCGGTTTAAGCGTAACACTTCGTCCGTACTGtacaaaaagatgaaaaaaaaaaaaacctattggaagcaaaatttgcaaagaTATAAATGTTCTGCAGCAAAAGGATGAAACCAGACTTGGGCAATGAGCAGTCCTAATCGCCGCAGCTAGGCAGAGCCCTCGCGAGGTGGGCGCCGAACGAGCGCACGTGAATGGCGACGCGCAAAGCGCAACGCGCATATGCGAATTCGCGCAAGCACCCATAAATTGTacaatatacataaaatatacttattatatatatataaaatatatttacgtacATATCTGTATTTTTGCGCTTATTAAATACGCGCATGGCATGTTACTTGTCAAGGGGCAATGCCACACTCGTGTTCACGTgaacctatttttttttttttttttttttttgatatataCAATACGTTGTATTTtcttacgaaaaaaaaaaacccttttttgtacatttttttgtcaaatttaaaaagtaattttttttccttagaATATTGCTTACTGCTGATtagtaattatttattatatattttttttaaggcagAATTAACTctgttttttatgttaaaaaagatGATGAATTTATAGAgattcatttcattttttttacattatttttattatgtttcgTTATCACCTTCCTTTTGTTACATTCATTTCATGTATGTAATTtcacatgtacattttataaCCCTTTATATGTGCCTTTGCATATGCTTATTTGcttttatgtatatgtgccataaggaaaaaaatcgtatgtattattattataacgCATGGCTATGTGAAGCTCGTGTACAAATCTCCCTCGCGTGCGCACTTTTTAGTATGGTAGCATATGccaaatatgcacatacgcAATTGCCACCCCTTGGGAAAATTTTCTGAGTGCAAGTTTTTACGGGCTTTATGCTTGTGcgtgaaaatattatgtacGTGTGAACAGAACcattacaattttattagcGTGTACGAGTTACGCGTGCGACCTTGAGAAGCAACCGAACACCCCCGTGCAATACATTCCATTAAGCCTTGTACTTATTTTGGACATTTTTTCGCACTTTTCGCGCTTCTTGcgtattttgtttttttgcgttttttgtattttttgcgcttttttttgcgtatttttttcgcgtatttttttcgcgtatttttttcgcgtatttttttcgcgtatttttttcgcttatttttttgcttcctttttggttCCCTTCAAAAgtaaggcaaaaatgaacgcGTGCATTTCGCGTTAACCTTGAACGTATGCCAAAATAGTGGAGGAAGAATGTGAGATGCGCAAACCCATTTATGGAGGCCTCCATTCTTGCAACACATTTAAGCCTCATACATTTGTGCACGCGAAAGCATCTGCGTAATAGCTTTTGTACCATTGTGCGAACGAACGTGTGCGCATTTTCCCCTCCGCACATTTGCCGTTTTACACATTTGCCTCTTTCCACATTTGCCTCTTTGCCCAATTGCCTCTTTGCACATTTGCCCCTCTGCCGcgcgtatttttataatgtgtCCCTCATCGAAACCGAACGATGCAGCATAAGAGGAAAAACGCGGAAGCTCCAGGAATGCGACCAGTGAGCGCAACATCTCTCTCCACCCCCTATGCGGATCACAACACATggtgcacgtatgtatgcacgcaGGCAAGCAGTTACGAAcagtttttgtaaaatttttttttgagaagccTGATCTCCTAGCACACGACCCATGACGTTTATCCAGcaacattttgttcattttgtttattctgcgtgttttattttattttttttttttgaacccTTGTCTATTTGCACATGGTCAGCAGTTCACGTCGGCAAATTGAAGGGTATTATcaaagtgaatttttttttttttttttttttccataatttttttttgtgtaaaaaagtaagtttaaaataaaaagtgctTATATGCCCACACGTATGTACGTTATATGTGTCTGAATTGCCTGCGCCGTCCACACGTGTTGCATGCAAATCGTGTAGGAACGACCTGGTGCATGTGTCAAAATATGCGAAGGCGTATGAGTAAAGTTTCAAATTCGTAAACTGCGCGCTCCTTTGTTTTTAacgaggaaggagaaaaggggggagaagtggga of the Plasmodium cynomolgi strain B DNA, chromosome 7, whole genome shotgun sequence genome contains:
- a CDS encoding hypothetical protein (putative), with amino-acid sequence MADNPNEVEFCSRVIKWQGKNDECKNNQRNERSPKVWLDYYNDVVRDDLKDIQANTLFNVKRDMLTKKIYPKNKNSALLLHNPFDFNLKKTHHENEGKSHSGVRTAHSSEGTKRKKNFFFEDFVWNNELKRYVKLERVDGGEQRKHGKQSGNPRQGANCGNSTRRSNSCVGLDNRSGAINHQRRSGTSQATYTRLSGARGLETCQRKNGSVAIPAPPVEAPSVRGGVYPGGPHNEYPSEYPTANPNGHPNGHLNGHLNGHLNGHLNGHLNGHLNGHPNGYPNGYPNERHGADPSAHRSVYNSAGLNSYTSACPNEHHSAHHSAHHSAHHSAHHSAHHSAHHSAHHRADPSAFLAAYQRGYYSTEPSMYTSSNYSGAVVTYPNAPTTDVAHQIEENLKTMIVEKSQALKNDTMRSNHGENILMVQDEKTGRVKIVANKRIEIGQVIFIEECVLETSIQLEHLWDTFNSLDKEQRRKLDKICEYMNWGRENRSGAHTHAGVPAEVAVAVAEEEELPNPGGIMTDGDAHTTGQGGGNQPRVISYCRNGENTHEKSTRRMGHRTRTGSNIQDNGEEKNEWKICTRFN
- a CDS encoding hypothetical protein (putative), whose translation is MSESELQQLQVLCEAIGNKEEQNQAHTILLPLVNNVGNVSKLKNILGNTSHVHTLIFTTSGLLQLITNEWNKIEQNEKDELKEFVLSYLYNKGVDILNLSSNVLGNLVRLYVRIVKLSWLENTNYSLIIKQVDYFLNSVTSHWIIGLYIYAALIEDMHPQCGVNSAKNRRCAISFRDYVLKDIFKVGIETLEEFVKGSIRIELRMDENRLLIKILELIYNSLSFDFMGTMINDESSDENVSLMIPQSWDIFNEKNIPKLFFDMYEICMSDEDDLRNCCGKYCLRSLILLGGLRKTFFSSEKQKTHYMNEFLGGLNNIIEKKIGLHDEDCFHELCRLIGKIDTSVRLQELSTYPNFLSWCHNIYLFTIDGMKNWKYLCNSKHYLLGIWSNMLNIIPAKVIKEINSRTDENELLKDVLSNKNIFLKKNPISNSFSSHDIDNKFLIICDYIYDISMIFINTRLELAKYICEKGDNCEMENPLYNDVLRSEQLELISNLSKLQYHFIGAKLLSIFYELKHNHENNLISKTVFIEQTTWLVFIIASIISSSAVTNMKSASYDNFKINSELCFLVFSLMEQTNKSAEVFEYLEFAYLNCLELFKKIYISGKKNNNFLKEMKSVAMRITSPSNGVGPNGGTGGSSVNPPGGDHSLQMSSMITPDGGSSNGLTFPSGSAANNVTSTMMNNNMNNFSTPSLITNHDDEENNDPLIDLIVSKILFNLNNRTDYEQIVKRSLDLFHDLVSGMNIVCLEDKTPKLIVFARMLLKNEKVLNLLHNRNSKFLKIAKYYKYRTNYYLILTKLLFMEQNLVSSSFEKYILPINNLLECIKREISLNGKDIILKNNEIKLSFIGVLRDLRGICMACNNVETYNMFFNFFINSYPLEDNQMNILTSLVDVIWDSYDMCIPFLKFMCEFVYNKSQRITFPKSSPNGILLFKVVSNILIIISNNLLQKEKFMDLYKEKYKIISLLLNMFNNCLNGDFVNFAIFDLYNDDILNNSLNLALNMCLVIPTNDLLSYIKHLKPYFSFLDLVTKNFFQRILNLEFQLIADIIHNVKEGLCSFDYTVSMTCCSILDNIVTYIFTNRKSSNEQGQIIKNFLESQPQALKEVLNLMFHLILGGDFGSTWSMSQPLLGLILLDAQGYFKIQEQLISQQSEEKKQKLRHSFCKLMDHIESNLAPNNRENFTRNLYTFAQEIRNILI